A window of Chryseobacterium aquaeductus genomic DNA:
ATCCAAAATCTCGATTTCCAAAATCGTTATATATCCCCGGAAAAATTATTTTCTTACTTACAGAAGAATCTCAGGGATTACGTGGTTGAAATAGGAAAATCTTATTTAGATAAACCTATCTATAGACTCAGAATCGGAAATGGCAGTATTAAAATTCTCGCATGGTCTCAAATGCACGGAAACGAATCTAATGCAACGCACGCAATGCTTGATCTTCTAGCCACTTTAGCTCAACATCAGGAATTGAAAGATAAACTGTTTGCAGATCTTAGTTTAGATTTTATCTTTATGCTAAATCCTGATGGTTCAGAAAAATGGACAAGATTAAATGCCGCCGAGATTGATTTGAATAGAGATTTCCACAATGAAGCTAGTACAGAAATAAAATATTTGAAGAAATTAGCCGCAGAAGAAAAGTATGATTATGCATTAAATCTTCATGAGCAGAGAACCATTTTTACAACTGATGGCGTGCATCCTGCCACACTCTCCTTTTTGGCGCCTTCAGAAGATGAAGAGAGAACGGTTACAGAAAACAGGAAAAAGTGCATGGCAGTTATTGTTCACGTGTATGAAAAATTGAAAGAATTAATTCCTAATCAGATCGGGAGATATTCTGACGAGTTCTATCCAACATCGACAGGAGATAATTTTATTAAAGCAGGAATGCCTACCATTTTATTTGAAGGAGGACATTTTGCAGATGACTATGTAAGAAAAGGAACAAGAAAATATTATGCAATTGCCTTGTATTATGCCCTGAATGCAATCAGTATATTAAAATCTGAAACTACTGGTTGGGAAAAATATTTAGAAATTCCGGAAAATCAGGAAACACATTATGATATTGTTTATAGAAATGTGAAATTAAACACTGAGCACGATTGCATTCTTGATATTGCAGTTCAGTATAGAGAAATTTTGGAAGAGGGAAAAGATGAGATCTCATTTATTCCATTTGTGATCGAAGCAGGAGATATCAAAAAAAGAAAAGGCTGGATGGAAATAGACTGTACCGGGAAAAAGTTTATTTGCGAAACAAAATATCCTAAACTTGACGCGGAAGTCAATTTTACCATCGAAGAATAAAAAAAAGCGGAACAATTTGTTCCGCTTTTTTTTAATAATTTATTAAGATTTTAGTTAACTACTTTTATTCCGTTAGCTACAAATCTGACTTCTTCTTTAGGTTTTGTGATGGCATCAATTTCTGCTTGAGGCTTTTTAGCATCTTCTGCGTAATGTTTTTGCTCATCAACAGATGTTACCTTTTTTTCTGCACTTCCCTCCAATACAACATTTTTACCTTTCAAAGCTGTAGGAACAAAGAATCCGTAATCTTTCATTTTTACGAAAAACTGAGTATCATCTTCTGTCTCAATTGTTAACCAACACCCTTTTTTGTCGCAAACATCTACCACTTTTCCTTTGATGGTAACGTCTTCAACTTTCTTGTTATCTTTTTTCAATTTTTTCGCCAGTTTTTCTACGCTGATTGCTTTAGATTCTTTCGAAGCAACTACAGAACCGTACGTATCACCTACGATTGCATTTCCTGCCGGTGGACCAGATTTCTGTTGCTCTTGTGCAAATGCGAAAGTAGAAACACTTACGGCAACTAAAAATAATATGGATTTAAATTTCATTCTTGATATTTTTTTCAAAATTAATAATAAAATTTGAATTTAAACTGATTATCATGTTGAAAAAAAACTGGTACTTTCTAAATTCCAAACAAAATTCGAAAGCAATTGCATATTTATCTATATTTGAAGGGAATATTTTGATATGCAAAAAAAACTAAAACTTTGGGACGCCATCATGCTTGTGATGGGTTCTATGATTGGAAGCGGAATCTTCATCGTAAGTGCCGACATGATGCGGAATATGGGATCTGGCTATTGGATGATTGTGGTTTGGATAATTACAGGAATAATGACCGTTGCAGCCGCCATTAGCTATGGAGAGCTTTCGGCGTTATTTCCTAAGGCAGGCGGTCAATACACTTATCTTACAGAAATATTCGGGAAAAAGATGGGTTTCCTGTACGGTTGGGGATTGTTTACCGTCATTCAGACCGGAACTATTGCTGCTGTTGCAATGGCTTTTGGGAAGTTTACAGCTTACCTCGTTCCGTCACTCAATGATGCAGCACCAATTTTCCAAAGTGGAGAGTTTATGATTACTTGGATTCAGATGCTCGCTATTGCTATTATTCTTTTGCTTACTTACATCAACACAAGAGGTGTAGAAAGCGGAAAATTGCTACAGAATGTATTTACAGGTTCAAAAATATTGGCACTTTTAGGTTTAATTGCTGCGGGATTTATCTTCGTAGATTTTTCGCACCTAGCAGAAAATTTCAGTTTCGGGAACGATGCTTTTAATAATATCAACAAAGATGTTCAGGGTAGCTTTTTACAATCTGGTTGGGAATCTATTGACGGAATGACCTTAATGGGTGGAATTGCTGCTGCAATGGTTGGTTCGGTTTTCAGTTCTGTGGCTTGGGAAAGTGTGACTTTCGTTTCGGGCGAAATAGAAAATCCAAAGAAAAACGTTGTAAAAGCCATGATCTTGGGAACTTCTGCCGTGATGATTTTATATATCGCAGTGAATTTTGTTTACTTAAATGCCATCGATAGGGATTCCATCGCTTTTGCAGCAAATGATCGGGTAGCTGTCGCTGCTTCACAAAATATTTTCGGAAACGCAGGAACGGTAATTATTGCCATTTTAGTAATGGTGTCTACATTTGGTTGCAACAACGGACTGATCTTGGCAGGATCACGAGTTTTTCAGACGATGGCAA
This region includes:
- a CDS encoding M14 family zinc carboxypeptidase, yielding MNFEHLYIQNLDFQNRYISPEKLFSYLQKNLRDYVVEIGKSYLDKPIYRLRIGNGSIKILAWSQMHGNESNATHAMLDLLATLAQHQELKDKLFADLSLDFIFMLNPDGSEKWTRLNAAEIDLNRDFHNEASTEIKYLKKLAAEEKYDYALNLHEQRTIFTTDGVHPATLSFLAPSEDEERTVTENRKKCMAVIVHVYEKLKELIPNQIGRYSDEFYPTSTGDNFIKAGMPTILFEGGHFADDYVRKGTRKYYAIALYYALNAISILKSETTGWEKYLEIPENQETHYDIVYRNVKLNTEHDCILDIAVQYREILEEGKDEISFIPFVIEAGDIKKRKGWMEIDCTGKKFICETKYPKLDAEVNFTIEE
- a CDS encoding DUF4920 domain-containing protein; this encodes MKFKSILFLVAVSVSTFAFAQEQQKSGPPAGNAIVGDTYGSVVASKESKAISVEKLAKKLKKDNKKVEDVTIKGKVVDVCDKKGCWLTIETEDDTQFFVKMKDYGFFVPTALKGKNVVLEGSAEKKVTSVDEQKHYAEDAKKPQAEIDAITKPKEEVRFVANGIKVVN
- a CDS encoding APC family permease; protein product: MQKKLKLWDAIMLVMGSMIGSGIFIVSADMMRNMGSGYWMIVVWIITGIMTVAAAISYGELSALFPKAGGQYTYLTEIFGKKMGFLYGWGLFTVIQTGTIAAVAMAFGKFTAYLVPSLNDAAPIFQSGEFMITWIQMLAIAIILLLTYINTRGVESGKLLQNVFTGSKILALLGLIAAGFIFVDFSHLAENFSFGNDAFNNINKDVQGSFLQSGWESIDGMTLMGGIAAAMVGSVFSSVAWESVTFVSGEIENPKKNVVKAMILGTSAVMILYIAVNFVYLNAIDRDSIAFAANDRVAVAASQNIFGNAGTVIIAILVMVSTFGCNNGLILAGSRVFQTMAKDGLFFKSAIKNNKNDVPSNALWMQGIWASVLCLSGQYGNLLDMISFVIVLFYMITVFGVIYLRFKQPNLERPYKTWLYPVTPIIYLVIGTVFCGLLLIYKQQYIWPGFLIVLLGLPVYYIINRNKNTDL